From Corvus moneduloides isolate bCorMon1 chromosome 4, bCorMon1.pri, whole genome shotgun sequence, one genomic window encodes:
- the LOC116442622 gene encoding calmodulin, striated muscle — protein MAERLSEEKIAEFKEAFSLFDRDGDGCITTKELGTVMRSLGQNPTEAELQDMVGEVDADGSGTIDFPEFLSLMARKMRDTDSEEEIREAFRVFDKDGNGYISAAELRHVMTNLGEKLTDEEVDEMIKEADCNNDGQVNYEEFVRMMTEK, from the coding sequence ATGGCCGAGCGGCTGTCGGAGGAGAAAATCGCGGAATTCAAGGAAGCGTTTTCCCTCTTTGACCGCGACGGGGACGGCTGCATCACCACCAAGGAGCTGGGCACCGTCATGCGCTCGCTGGGCCAGAACCCCACCGAGGCCGAGCTGCAGGACATGGTGGGCGAGGTGGACGCCGACGGCAGCGGCACCATCGACTTCCCGGAGTTCCTGTCGCTGATGGCCAGGAAGATGAGGGACACGGACAGCGAGGAGGAGATCCGGGAGGCTTTCCGGGTTTTTGATAAGGATGGGAACGGCTACATCAGCGCAGCCGAGCTGCGGCACGTCATGACCAACCTGGGGGAGAAGCTGACGGACGAGGAGGTGGACGAGATGATCAAGGAGGCCGACTGCAACAACGACGGGCAGGTCAACTACGAGGAGTTCGTGAGGATGATGACGGAGAAGTGA
- the ASB13 gene encoding ankyrin repeat and SOCS box protein 13 translates to MESPGGSGSWRGDIAFWADRTPVHEAARRGELLQLQQLIESGACVNAVTYDSITPLHEASLRGQAQCVKLLLDAGAQVDARNIDGSTPLCDACSSGSAECVRVLLSHGARVNPPLFTASPLHEACMNGSSECVQLLIDVGANLEAHDCHFGTPLHVACARQHLHCAKLLLQAGANVNAAKLHETALHHAAKVRNADLVELLVEFGGNIYARDNRGKKPLDYTWSSSPAAKCLEYYERTPLRLSQLCRLSVRRAAGPRALEKISRLEIPARLIRFLCYE, encoded by the exons atGGAGAGCCCCGGCGGCAGCGGCTCCTGGCGGGGCGACATCG ctttctgggCCGACCGCACGCCGGTGCACGAGGCCGCCCGCAGAGgggagctcctgcagctgcagcagctcatcGAGAGCGGCGCCTGCGTCAACGCCGTCACCTACGACTCCATCACCCCCCTGCACGAGGCCAGCCTCAGGGGCCAGGCCCAGTGCGtcaagctgctgctggatgcGGGGGCCCAG GTGGATGCCCGGAACATCGACGGCAGCACGCCGCTGTGCGACGCCTGCTCCTCGGGCAGCGCCGAGTGCGTGCGGGTGCTGCTGTCGCACGGCGCCCGCGTGAACCCCCCGCTGTTCACGGCCTCGCCCCTGCACGAGGCCTGCATGAACG GCAGCTCCGAGTGCGTGCAGCTCCTCATCGACGTCGGTGCCAACCTGGAGGCTCACGACTGCCACTTTGGGACGCCGCTGCACGTGGCCTGTGCCCGGCAGCACCTGCACTGCGccaagctgctgctccaggcgG gtGCCAACGTGAACGCGGCCAAGCTCCACGAGACCGCTCTGCACCACGCGGCCAAGGTGAGGAACGCGGAtctggtggagctgctggtggaaTTCGGTGGGAATATCTACGCCCGGGATAACCGCGGGAAGAAGCCGTTGGATTacacctggagcagcagccctgccgCCAAGTGCTTGGAATATTACGAGA GAACGCCGCTGcgcctgtcccagctgtgccgCCTCAGTGTGCGTCgcgccgcggggccgcgggcgctGGAGAAGATTTCCCGGCTGGAAATTCCCGCGCGGCTCATCCGCTTCCTGTGCTACGAGTGA